A window of the Streptomyces formicae genome harbors these coding sequences:
- a CDS encoding MDR family MFS transporter — MAQDLSSPPPGQEPGRGPVSGPGGPASGPGGAGLSRRAVLVSIGALLLGMLLAALDQTIVSTALPTIVSDLGGLEHLSWVVTAYLLAATAATPLWGKLGDQYGRKKLFQAAIVIFLVGSALCGIAQDMTQLIAFRAVQGLGGGGLMVLSMAIVGDIVTPRERGRYQGLFGAVFGTTSVLGPLLGGLFTQHLSWRWVFYINLPIGVVALFVIAAVLHIPHRATRHVIDYLGTFLIAAVATCLVLVASLGGTTWPWGSPQIIGLAVLGAVLVVAFVFAERRAAEPVLPLRLFRIRTFTLVSVISFVVGFAMFAALTYLPTFLQVVQGVSPTASGLHMLPMVVGLLLTSTVSGQLVSRTGRWKVFPVVGTATAAIGLLLLHQLGVDTPVWQSSLSFFVFGAGLGLVLQVLVLVVQNAVSYEDLGVATSGATFFRSIGAAFGVAAFGSVFTDELRRGLAEALAGRQLPPGARPEELAADPRAIGDLPPALRPAVLEAFASSITDVFLYAAPVVLVAFAIACFLREDKLRGSVTAPEASETIAANPVHRSSYDECARALSVLGSREGRKAVYVKITDRAGVDLAPAASWLLLRIKRHGMVEPSRLADATPVPLKTITEASRQVEERGLARREGLSLILTDKGAEVVAKLSAAREESLAELLGDWWGPDRPTDLIQLVKELTAELCGSDGECPDTGLPHRDHEAWHNPRPRPRAR; from the coding sequence ATGGCGCAGGATCTGAGCAGCCCGCCCCCGGGACAGGAGCCAGGACGGGGTCCGGTCTCCGGACCCGGCGGCCCGGCGTCCGGCCCCGGCGGCGCGGGGCTCAGCCGCCGCGCCGTGCTCGTCTCGATAGGGGCGCTGCTGCTCGGCATGCTGCTCGCCGCCCTCGACCAGACGATCGTCTCGACCGCCCTGCCGACCATCGTCAGCGACCTCGGCGGCCTGGAGCACCTGTCCTGGGTCGTCACCGCCTATCTGCTCGCCGCCACCGCCGCCACACCCCTGTGGGGCAAGCTCGGGGACCAGTACGGCCGCAAGAAGCTCTTCCAGGCCGCGATCGTCATCTTCCTCGTCGGCTCGGCCCTGTGCGGCATCGCGCAGGACATGACCCAGCTGATCGCCTTCCGCGCCGTCCAGGGCCTCGGCGGCGGCGGGCTCATGGTGCTGTCCATGGCGATCGTCGGCGACATCGTCACGCCCCGCGAACGCGGCCGCTACCAGGGCCTGTTCGGCGCCGTCTTCGGCACGACGAGCGTCCTCGGACCGCTGCTCGGCGGGCTGTTCACCCAGCACCTCAGCTGGCGCTGGGTCTTCTACATCAACCTGCCCATCGGCGTCGTCGCGCTCTTTGTCATCGCCGCTGTCCTGCACATCCCGCACCGCGCGACCCGGCACGTCATCGACTACCTCGGTACGTTCCTGATCGCCGCGGTCGCCACCTGCCTGGTCCTCGTCGCCTCGCTCGGCGGCACCACATGGCCCTGGGGCTCGCCGCAGATCATCGGCCTCGCCGTGCTCGGCGCCGTACTCGTCGTCGCGTTCGTGTTCGCGGAACGGCGCGCGGCCGAGCCCGTGCTGCCGCTACGGCTCTTCCGGATCCGCACCTTCACGCTCGTCTCCGTCATCAGCTTCGTCGTGGGCTTCGCGATGTTCGCGGCGCTGACGTACCTGCCGACGTTCCTCCAGGTCGTGCAGGGCGTTTCGCCCACGGCGTCCGGGTTGCACATGCTGCCGATGGTGGTGGGCCTGCTGCTCACGTCCACCGTGTCCGGCCAGCTCGTCAGCCGCACCGGACGGTGGAAGGTCTTCCCCGTCGTCGGCACCGCGACCGCCGCGATCGGACTGCTCCTGCTGCACCAGCTGGGAGTGGACACCCCCGTCTGGCAGTCGAGCCTCTCCTTCTTCGTCTTCGGTGCCGGGCTCGGACTGGTGCTCCAGGTGCTGGTGCTGGTCGTGCAGAACGCCGTCAGCTACGAGGACCTCGGCGTCGCGACCTCGGGGGCGACCTTCTTCCGCTCCATCGGGGCGGCGTTCGGCGTCGCCGCCTTCGGCTCGGTCTTCACCGACGAACTGCGCAGGGGGCTGGCCGAGGCGCTCGCGGGCCGGCAGCTGCCGCCCGGCGCCCGCCCCGAGGAGCTCGCCGCCGACCCGCGTGCCATCGGCGACCTCCCGCCCGCGCTGCGTCCGGCGGTCCTGGAGGCGTTCGCGTCCTCGATCACCGACGTCTTCCTCTACGCGGCGCCGGTCGTCCTCGTCGCCTTCGCCATCGCCTGCTTCCTGCGCGAGGACAAGCTGCGCGGCTCGGTCACCGCGCCCGAGGCGAGCGAGACCATCGCCGCCAATCCGGTCCACCGCTCCTCGTACGACGAGTGCGCCCGCGCCCTGTCGGTGCTCGGCTCGCGGGAGGGCCGCAAGGCGGTCTACGTGAAGATCACGGACCGGGCCGGGGTCGATCTGGCCCCGGCGGCGAGCTGGCTGCTGCTGCGCATCAAGCGGCACGGCATGGTCGAACCGTCCCGGCTCGCCGACGCCACGCCCGTACCGCTGAAGACGATCACCGAGGCGTCCCGGCAGGTGGAGGAGCGAGGGCTTGCCCGGCGCGAAGGGCTGTCGCTGATCCTCACCGACAAGGGCGCCGAGGTGGTCGCGAAGCTGTCGGCGGCCCGGGAGGAGTCGCTGGCCGAGCTGCTCGGCGACTGGTGGGGCCCGGACCGGCCCACGGACCTGATCCAGCTGGTCAAGGAGCTCACCGCCGAGCTGTGCGGCTCGGACGGCGAATGCCCGGACACCGGCCTCCCACACCGCGACCACGAGGCGTGGCACAACCCCCGCCCCCGCCCGAGGGCGCGCTGA
- a CDS encoding peptidoglycan-binding domain-containing protein encodes MTGRTCPECGRQTATEEGAAGASPACGCADFDPLRVRPYVPLLSPADGDGGPPAELLAEPAPAQEVAYEYEHEAAGHPDPAPERRRRPGALVVAVAVVAVLGSVAFAGTLLAGDEREGGEALPDIETMAPFLSAAPDAPSAGDPSSVSPSGSASASRSPSPSASASRSASPTASPSRSTSTSAAPPTTTVATGHVSTPATPPSAPTLGPGDSGPEVVELQERLDQVWLYDGPPNGQYDGRVENAVATYQSYRGITTDPRGTYGPATRRALEAETEYPSTGDDGDGDWDGDHGNGGGRGGRG; translated from the coding sequence ATGACGGGACGGACATGTCCTGAATGCGGCAGACAGACGGCCACGGAGGAGGGGGCGGCGGGCGCCTCGCCCGCATGCGGTTGCGCGGACTTCGATCCGCTGCGCGTCCGGCCGTACGTGCCGCTCCTGTCTCCGGCGGACGGCGACGGGGGGCCGCCGGCCGAGCTGCTGGCCGAGCCCGCGCCCGCACAGGAGGTCGCGTACGAGTACGAGCACGAGGCGGCGGGCCACCCCGACCCCGCGCCCGAACGGCGCCGCCGCCCGGGCGCCCTCGTCGTGGCGGTGGCCGTCGTCGCGGTGCTCGGCAGCGTCGCCTTCGCCGGCACCCTGCTCGCGGGCGACGAACGCGAGGGCGGCGAGGCCCTGCCCGACATCGAGACGATGGCCCCGTTCCTGAGCGCGGCCCCGGACGCACCCTCCGCCGGCGACCCCTCGTCGGTGTCCCCCAGCGGCTCGGCGTCCGCGTCCCGGTCGCCCTCGCCCTCGGCGTCGGCCTCGCGCTCGGCGTCCCCCACCGCGAGCCCGTCCCGCTCCACCTCCACCTCCGCCGCACCGCCCACGACGACCGTCGCCACGGGGCATGTGTCGACACCCGCCACTCCCCCCTCGGCCCCCACCCTCGGCCCCGGCGACAGCGGCCCCGAGGTCGTCGAACTCCAGGAACGCCTCGACCAGGTCTGGCTCTACGACGGCCCGCCGAACGGCCAGTACGACGGCCGCGTCGAGAACGCCGTCGCCACCTACCAGTCCTACCGCGGCATCACCACCGACCCGCGGGGCACCTACGGCCCCGCCACGCGCCGCGCCCTGGAGGCGGAGACCGAGTACCCCTCCACGGGCGACGACGGTGACGGCGACTGGGACGGCGACCACGGCAATGGCGGGGGGCGCGGCGGCAGGGGCTGA